From one Babylonia areolata isolate BAREFJ2019XMU chromosome 35, ASM4173473v1, whole genome shotgun sequence genomic stretch:
- the LOC143277937 gene encoding uncharacterized protein LOC143277937 produces the protein MADHANGNASSPPAHPKADKASPGTAADIPPSPDCHGGLTLCTIASSVSNLAVTEGTTPLSHPPHHHHHHPPPSTSDQEMSCCCPPKRIRICDSGARARICSPWPQFGHGGDGAGCTGQDTEFGHGGDGARSTGQDTEHRPGEGPDCFPGFGLTCSVEGLCQRQAGDLTSARSDLCLLKIDVTGDGSERAARDSGSGCVGRCSGAAMSGDEEETEEKRKRADRGGKTDCGEGVRKASTVLSKSPYHCHDIDGKLAERDTERSSSMDGRSRLVVVSAEGAALCLGGIRTGATSKPPPGLVEHDAVDYSRLCLSTSTFPAAPDAGSCRALHSGGGLQSETSVDGATTVMTEVDTRSHTDQPQSTGCAHFQPSSDLGMNVSFDLSKLHEARSLVDPDFDASPLTSGGVCGDGSSENTFSPVSSAGDGSCPLTSKKGSETDGTSIMMMSGVNLDPRGTANVALARNAADDDDDSNTSDYSDSSSDSSSSLENSPRQSSVASARIFHHKLQCASQKKGRSGKARHRTTRTPRYGLKTDAVDDLIGVRRGGHGKNKHHLYTTTPDASRPGRGENPRLTMDALTIDDLPTVLLVLVFSFLPVVTRLGSVSQVCKRWQAAVLDPSLWRRLDLRNLPRLKDETLLQLTSLSDRVSSLILSDGRSTLLTDGGVSRVLQQCQYLTKVKFNRCFFLSDDTFQNMGKHCHSLVYLNLSGCFTVTDRTLLAISEGCPLLQDLGLGQCARITDTGVCAVARGCPHLVGFRVDQCGKLTNQAVEALANHCPDLQFLHLLSCAVTDEGISHLSKLVKLQVLDLSNVSQLSRRVVEAVAGCCPLLETLALSLNRRVDDRCLQHVVTRCPRLRCLSCVACGLSDQGLRYVAAHARNLERLDVAWCADITDQGVEEVVGACPRLRYVGLMRCPLVTTATVERLMQAHPAIHFSNFELESRRLLGRAGLEQRMPPPATASDPAASAAAIAPAAAASTSQR, from the exons atggccgaccatgCAAACGGAAATGCCTCATCCCCTCCGGCACACCCAAAGGCTGACAAAGCGTCTCCCGGGACAGCAGCAGACATTCCTCCTTCTCCTGACTGCCATGGCGGCCTGACGCTCTGCACCATCGCTTCATCCGTCTCCAACCTGGCGGTGACAGAAGGCACCACCCCCCtcagccaccccccccaccaccaccaccaccacccccctccaagcACTTCAGATCAAGAGATGAGCTGCTGCTGTCCCCCGAAGAGAATCCGCATCTGCGACAGTGGGGCCAGGGCCCGGATCTGCTCACCGTGGCCACAGTTTGGGCACGGGGGTGACGGTGCAGGGTGCACAGGCCAAGACACGGAGTTTGGACATGGTGGTGACGGTGCAAGATCTACAGGCCAAGACACTGAGCATCGGCCAGGAGAGGGTCCGGACTGCTTTCCTGGCTTTGGTCTGACGTGCAGCGTGGAGGGCTTGTGTCAGCGCCAGGCTGGGGATCTGACCTCGGCCCGGAGTGACTTGTGTCTGTTGAAGATTGATGTCACAGGAGATGGAAGTGAGCGTGCTGCCAGAGACAGTGGCAGCGGCTGTGTGGGCAGATGTTCGGGTGCCGCCATGTCTGGAGacgaggaggagacggaggagaagaggaagagggcagACAGGGGAGGTAAAACAGACTGCGGGGAAGGGGTGAGAAAGGCAAGCACGGTTCTGTCCAAATCCCCCTACCACTGTCACGACATCGATGGCAAGCTGGCGGAACGTGACACAGAGCGGTCAAGCAGCATGGACGGGCGGTCAAGGTTGGTTGTTGTCAGCGCGGAAGGAGCAGCTTTGTGTCTCGGCGGGATCAGGACAGGTGCAACTTCCAAGCCTCCTCCAGGTCTTGTGGAACATGACGCTGTTGACTACTCCCGTCTGTGTTTGAGTACATCCACATTTCCTGCAGCGCCTGATGCGGGGTCATGTAGGGCATTGCATAGTGGAGGTGGGCTGCAGTCAGAAACCTCTGTGGATGGCGCCACCACTGTTATGACCGAGGTTGACACCAGATCACACACTGACCAGCCGCAGTCCACAGGCTGTGCCCATTTTCAGCCAAGTTCAGACCTCGGCATGAATGTCAGCTTCGACCTTTCAAAGCTGCATGAAGCACGTTCCTTGGTGGATCCAGACTTTGACGCAAGTCCATTGacttcaggtggtgtgtgtggtgatggcagCTCTGAGAACACTTTCTCCCCAGTGTCCAGTGCTGGGGATGGAAGTTGTCCACTGACATCAAAGAAAGGTAGTGAAACAGATGGAACTTCCATCATGATGATGAGCGGCGTGAACCTCGATCCCCGCGGGACAGCGAACGTGGCACTGGCGCGCAATGcagcagacgacgacgacgattccAACACCTCAGACTATTCTGACAGCAGCTCGGACTCCTCATCCAGTCTGGAGAATTCCCCACGCCAGTCGAGCGTGGCCTCGGCTCGGATCTTCCACCACAAGCTCCAGTGCGCTTCACAGAAGAAGGGGCGGTCAGGCAAAGCCCGGCACAGAACGACAAGGACGCCCAGGTACGGCCTAAAGACGGATGCCGTGGATGACCTGATCGGCGTGCGCCGAGGTGGGCACGGCAAGAACAAACACCACCTGTACACCACCACGCCTGACGCGTCCAGACCAGGCAGGGGGGAGAACCCCAGGCTGACGATGGACGCCCTCACCATCGACGACCTTCCCACAGTCCTGCTGGTGCTGGTCTTCTCCTTCCTACCGGTGGTCACGCGCCTGGGCAGCGTCAGCCAGGTGTGCAAGAGGTGGCAGGCGGCCGTCCTGGACCCGTCCCTATGGCGCCGCCTGGACCTGCGGAACCTGCCCAGGCTGAAGGACGAGACGCTGCTCCAGCTGACGTCACTGAGTGACAGGGTGTCCTCCCTCATCCTGTCAGACGGGCGGTCCACTCTGCTAACGGATGGCGGTGTGTCCAGAGTCCTGCAGCAGTGCCAGTACCTCACCAAAGTCAAATTCAACAg gtgtttctttttgtctgatgATACTTTTCAAAACATGGGGAAGCACTGCCACAGTCTGGTGTATCTCAACCTCAGCGGCTGTTTCACTGTCACTGACCGCACCCTTCTGGCC atcagcgAGGGCTGCCCCCTCCTGCAGGACTTGGGCCTGGGGCAGTGCGCCCGCATCACCGACACTGGGGTGTGCGCCGTCGCCAGGGGCTGTCCGCACCTGGTGGGCTTCCGTGTGGACCAGTGCGGCAAG CTGACCAATCAGGCGGTGGAAGCCTTGGCCAATCACTGTCCAGATTTGCAGTTTCTGCatctgctgtcctgtgctgtgacaGATGAAGGAATTTCCCACCTGTCCAAG CTGGTCAAGCTGCAGGTGCTGGACCTGTCCAACGTGTCCCAGCTGTCGCGGCGGGTGGTGGAGGCCGTGGCCGGGTGCTGCCCCCTGCTGGAGACGCTGGCGCTGTCGCTGAACCGGCGGGTGGACGACCGCTGCCTGCAGCACGTGGTGACCCGCTGCCCCCGCCTCCGCTGCCTCTCCTGCGTCGCCTGCGGCCTCTCcgaccagg GCCTGCGCTACGTGGCAGCCCACGCCCGGAACCTGGAGCGCCTGGACGTGGCCTGGTGCGCCGACATCACGGaccagggggtggaggaggtggtgggggcctGCCCCCGGCTGCGCTACGTGGGCCTGATGCGCTGCCCCCTGGTGACCACCGCCACCGTGGAGCGCCTGATGCAGGCCCACCCGGCCATCCACTTCTCCAACTTCGAGCTGGAGTCGCGCCGCCTCCTGGGCAGGGCCGGGCTGGAGCAGCGGATGCCTCCTCCCGCTACTGCCTCTGACCCTGCCGCCTCCGCTGCTGCCATTGCCCCCGCCGCTGCTGCTTCCACGTCACAGCGGTAG